In one Oscillospiraceae bacterium genomic region, the following are encoded:
- a CDS encoding proline--tRNA ligase — translation MANDKKFVEEITSMDVDFAKWYTDIVKKADLIEYTSVKGCCVIRPYAYAIWENIKSVLDSMFKDTGHENIYMPMFIPESLLQKEKDHVEGFAPEVAWVTHGGTEKLQERLCVRPTSETLFCEHYKNIIQSHRDLPKLYNQWCSVVRWEKTTRPFLRSAEFLWQEGHTAHATKEEAQEETIKMLNVYAKFLEEYLAIPVVKGRKTDKEKFAGAVATYTIESLMHDGKALQSGTSHNFGDGFAKAFGIEYTDKDNKKQNVFQTSWGVTTRLIGAIIMVHGDDSGLVLPPKIAPTQLVIVPVAMHKEGVLDKANELKDKLSSSFKVKIDSSDKSPGWKFSEYEMKGVPLRLEIGPKDIENNQCVLVRRDTREKVFVSLDELSDKVQQILDDIQNSLFEKALKHREENTSVALNYDEFKKVVSEKPGFVKAMWCGDVECENKIKEDTTATARCMPFDQEELADTCVCCGKKAKSMVYWGKAY, via the coding sequence ATGGCTAATGATAAAAAATTTGTTGAAGAAATAACATCTATGGATGTTGATTTTGCAAAATGGTATACAGATATTGTAAAAAAAGCGGATCTTATTGAATATACATCAGTTAAAGGTTGTTGTGTTATAAGACCATACGCTTATGCCATTTGGGAAAATATAAAAAGTGTTTTAGACTCAATGTTTAAAGATACAGGGCATGAAAATATTTATATGCCGATGTTTATTCCTGAAAGTTTACTTCAAAAGGAAAAAGACCATGTTGAAGGATTTGCTCCCGAAGTTGCATGGGTTACACATGGTGGAACTGAAAAGTTACAGGAAAGATTATGTGTAAGACCTACTTCCGAAACACTTTTTTGCGAACATTATAAAAATATTATACAATCTCACAGAGATTTACCAAAATTATACAATCAATGGTGCTCAGTTGTAAGATGGGAAAAAACAACAAGACCATTTCTTCGTTCTGCAGAATTTTTATGGCAGGAAGGTCATACAGCTCATGCAACGAAGGAAGAGGCACAGGAAGAAACAATTAAAATGCTCAATGTATATGCAAAGTTCTTAGAAGAATATCTTGCTATCCCTGTTGTTAAAGGAAGAAAAACTGACAAGGAAAAATTTGCAGGTGCAGTTGCTACTTACACTATTGAAAGTTTAATGCATGATGGTAAAGCACTTCAATCTGGAACAAGTCACAATTTTGGTGACGGATTTGCAAAAGCATTCGGTATTGAATACACAGATAAAGACAATAAGAAACAAAATGTATTTCAGACTTCATGGGGTGTTACTACAAGACTTATTGGTGCAATCATTATGGTTCACGGGGATGACAGTGGTTTGGTTCTTCCTCCTAAAATTGCTCCGACTCAACTTGTTATAGTACCTGTTGCTATGCATAAAGAAGGAGTTTTAGATAAGGCAAATGAACTGAAAGACAAGTTATCATCTTCTTTCAAAGTTAAGATTGACTCATCAGATAAATCTCCCGGATGGAAATTCTCGGAATATGAAATGAAAGGTGTTCCTCTTCGTCTTGAAATCGGCCCTAAAGATATTGAAAACAACCAGTGTGTTTTAGTAAGACGTGATACAAGAGAAAAAGTATTTGTTTCACTTGATGAGCTTTCAGATAAAGTTCAGCAAATTTTAGATGATATTCAGAATTCTCTGTTTGAAAAAGCACTTAAACACAGGGAAGAAAACACAAGCGTTGCCTTAAATTATGACGAATTTAAGAAGGTTGTTTCTGAAAAACCAGGTTTTGTCAAAGCAATGTGGTGTGGAGATGTAGAATGTGAAAATAAAATCAAGGAAGACACTACTGCCACTGCAAGATGTATGCCATTTGACCAGGAAGAATTAGCAGATACCTGTGTATGCTGCGGAAAAAAAGCCAAATCAATGGTATATTGGGGAAAAGCGTATTAA
- the spoIIID gene encoding sporulation transcriptional regulator SpoIIID has translation MKGNIEERALNIAKYIVDNKQTVRNAAKVFNISKSTVHKDLTERLKKINRQLYLSARDVLDLNKAERHLRGGEATRKKYK, from the coding sequence GTGAAAGGTAATATTGAAGAACGCGCTCTTAATATTGCAAAATACATAGTAGATAATAAACAGACAGTACGAAATGCTGCAAAGGTTTTTAATATAAGTAAAAGCACGGTTCACAAAGATTTGACAGAGCGTCTAAAAAAAATAAACAGGCAGTTATACCTGTCTGCACGAGATGTTCTTGATTTAAATAAAGCAGAAAGGCATTTAAGAGGCGGCGAGGCTACCAGAAAAAAGTACAAATAA
- a CDS encoding cupin domain-containing protein, giving the protein MQDIKINEKIKEMAQRIKELREIENYTPSYMAEKTGVTVDEYLKCENGEADLNFAFIYRCASVFGVNVTDIIEGISPNLKSYTVTRSGMGQQIAKAHGMVYHNLAYAFKNRIAEPLFVVSKFDEQAQNKDIELTTHTGQECDIVIEGHLMVQVGEHKEVLGPGDSIYYNSDTPHGMIAVNGKDCTFYAIVLKGDGSIAEDANSEEVTPEQIIGTVHRDTKDRVYHKYIDIVEDEQGTPTSITFKNEDKFNFAFDLVDELSRREPDKLAMLHISKDKTERRFTFTDMRKLSNQCANYFASLGIKKGDRVMLILKRHYQFWIAMLGLNKLGAIAIPAVDQLHEHDLTYRFDSAGVSSIVCTHDGEISDHVDLAIEKCPQVINKIMVGGTKEGWRNFDEEFKRFSTHFDRNEDSPCGNDTMLMYFTSGTSGYPKIATHNYKYPLGHFHTAKYWHNVDPDGLHFTISDTGWAKAMWGKLYGQWLCEAATFVYDFDRFDAAEILPMFAKYQITTFCAPPTMLRMMIKQDISKYDFSSVKHMTTAGEALNPEVYRQFKKATGLRIKEGFGQTESTMIIGNLVGKPHKIGAMGKPAPIYKVELHDADGNEVATSESGEIVINVKDGAPCGLFTGYYGDEEKTKEVWHDGYYHTGDVAWRDEDGYYWYVGRVDDVIKSSGYRIGPFEIESVIMELPYVLECGVSAVPDEIRGQIVKASIVLVNGTTPSEELKKEIQTYVKEKTAPYKYPRIVEFKDSLPKTVSGKIQRNKL; this is encoded by the coding sequence ATGCAGGATATTAAAATCAACGAGAAAATTAAAGAGATGGCTCAAAGAATAAAAGAGCTTCGTGAAATTGAAAATTATACACCGTCCTATATGGCTGAGAAAACAGGCGTTACGGTTGACGAATATTTAAAATGTGAAAACGGAGAGGCAGATCTTAACTTTGCTTTTATTTACCGTTGTGCATCTGTTTTTGGCGTAAACGTTACCGATATTATTGAAGGTATAAGTCCTAATCTTAAATCTTATACTGTAACACGTTCAGGAATGGGGCAACAAATTGCAAAAGCGCATGGTATGGTTTACCATAACCTTGCTTATGCATTCAAAAACAGAATTGCCGAGCCTTTATTTGTTGTAAGTAAATTTGACGAACAGGCACAAAATAAAGATATTGAACTTACAACACATACAGGTCAGGAATGTGATATAGTAATTGAAGGTCACCTCATGGTTCAGGTTGGGGAACATAAAGAAGTTCTTGGCCCTGGTGACAGTATTTATTATAACAGTGATACGCCACACGGTATGATTGCAGTTAACGGAAAAGACTGTACTTTTTATGCGATAGTATTAAAAGGTGATGGCAGTATAGCAGAAGATGCAAATTCTGAGGAGGTAACACCTGAACAAATTATAGGAACTGTTCACAGGGATACTAAAGACAGAGTATATCATAAATACATAGATATAGTTGAGGACGAGCAGGGAACTCCTACCTCAATTACCTTTAAGAACGAAGATAAGTTTAACTTTGCTTTTGACCTTGTTGACGAACTCTCAAGGCGTGAGCCTGATAAACTTGCAATGTTGCATATTAGTAAAGATAAAACTGAAAGACGATTTACTTTTACAGATATGAGAAAACTTTCAAATCAATGTGCAAATTATTTTGCATCCCTTGGAATTAAAAAGGGAGACAGGGTAATGCTCATATTAAAGCGTCATTATCAGTTCTGGATTGCAATGCTTGGCCTTAATAAACTTGGTGCGATTGCAATTCCTGCAGTTGACCAACTGCACGAGCATGATTTAACTTATCGTTTTGATTCAGCAGGAGTATCTTCAATTGTTTGTACTCACGATGGCGAAATTTCAGACCATGTTGATTTAGCTATAGAAAAATGCCCACAGGTAATAAATAAAATTATGGTTGGAGGAACTAAAGAGGGCTGGAGAAACTTTGATGAAGAGTTTAAGAGATTCAGCACTCACTTTGACCGTAACGAAGACTCTCCATGTGGTAATGATACAATGCTTATGTACTTCACATCAGGCACATCAGGATATCCAAAAATCGCAACCCATAATTATAAATATCCTCTTGGCCATTTCCATACTGCAAAGTACTGGCATAATGTTGATCCTGACGGACTTCATTTTACAATATCCGATACAGGATGGGCAAAGGCTATGTGGGGTAAACTATATGGTCAGTGGCTATGCGAAGCGGCAACTTTTGTATATGATTTTGACAGATTCGATGCAGCAGAAATTCTTCCAATGTTTGCAAAATATCAGATAACAACATTCTGCGCACCGCCTACAATGCTTAGAATGATGATTAAGCAGGATATATCCAAATATGATTTTTCATCAGTTAAGCATATGACAACTGCAGGGGAAGCGCTTAACCCTGAAGTTTACCGTCAATTTAAAAAGGCTACAGGACTTCGAATAAAAGAAGGTTTCGGTCAGACTGAAAGTACAATGATTATCGGTAATCTTGTAGGCAAACCTCATAAAATCGGTGCGATGGGTAAACCTGCACCTATATATAAGGTAGAACTTCACGATGCAGACGGCAATGAGGTAGCAACAAGTGAATCAGGAGAAATCGTAATTAATGTTAAAGACGGTGCTCCTTGCGGTTTATTCACAGGCTACTATGGTGACGAAGAAAAAACCAAAGAAGTATGGCATGACGGATATTATCATACAGGAGATGTCGCATGGCGCGATGAAGACGGATACTACTGGTATGTGGGCAGAGTGGATGATGTTATTAAATCTTCAGGATATCGTATAGGTCCATTTGAAATTGAAAGTGTTATTATGGAACTTCCTTATGTTTTAGAATGTGGTGTTTCTGCTGTTCCTGATGAAATAAGAGGGCAGATTGTAAAAGCAAGTATCGTGCTTGTTAACGGAACAACACCGTCAGAAGAACTTAAAAAGGAAATCCAGACCTACGTTAAAGAAAAAACTGCTCCTTATAAATATCCGAGAATTGTTGAATTTAAAGACAGTCTGCCAAAAACGGTAAGCGGAAAAATTCAAAGAAATAAATTATAA
- a CDS encoding anaerobic ribonucleoside-triphosphate reductase activating protein, whose protein sequence is MEFGGFQKLTVLDFPGQVACIVFTKGCNFRCPFCHNSLLVEGKCETYKEEEILSFLEKRKNVLDGIVISGGEPLMHDIEEFLVKVKKLGYKIKIDTNGSYPDKLIGLVGKGLVDYVAMDIKNVPEKYFETAGVNFYYNLIEKSIDFLLSDKVDYEFRTTVTKEFHTPIDLEKISMRISGAKRYFIQNFVDSGNVFSNNLTPVSEDELEQMAQRAQKFVPTVKIR, encoded by the coding sequence ATGGAATTTGGCGGTTTTCAAAAATTAACAGTGCTTGACTTTCCCGGTCAGGTTGCCTGTATTGTATTTACAAAAGGCTGTAATTTCCGATGTCCGTTTTGTCACAATTCACTTTTAGTAGAGGGAAAATGTGAAACATATAAAGAAGAGGAAATTCTTTCATTTTTAGAAAAAAGAAAGAATGTACTTGATGGTATAGTGATATCAGGCGGAGAACCTTTAATGCACGATATAGAAGAATTTCTTGTTAAAGTAAAAAAATTGGGATATAAAATTAAAATTGATACTAACGGAAGTTATCCTGATAAACTTATAGGTTTGGTTGGAAAAGGGCTTGTTGACTATGTTGCAATGGATATAAAAAATGTGCCTGAAAAATACTTTGAAACTGCAGGTGTCAATTTTTATTATAACTTAATTGAGAAAAGTATTGATTTTTTACTGTCAGATAAAGTAGATTATGAATTTAGAACGACTGTTACAAAAGAATTCCATACACCCATAGATTTAGAGAAAATTTCTATGAGAATTTCTGGTGCAAAAAGATATTTTATTCAGAATTTTGTCGATTCAGGAAACGTATTTTCAAATAATTTAACACCTGTAAGCGAAGATGAATTAGAACAAATGGCTCAACGAGCGCAAAAATTTGTTCCCACAGTAAAAATACGATAA
- a CDS encoding ribonucleoside triphosphate reductase, whose protein sequence is MYNVIKRDGKIVDFDLSKISTAIYQAFDACQKQYNKDIIDFLALKVTAEFEPKIEDGHIEVEHIQDSVESVLIKAGYDDVAKAYIIYRRQREKIRNINATMVDYKAIVDNYLKINDWRVKENSTVTYSVGGLILSNSGAITANYWLSEIYDSEIGEAHRNADIHIHDLSMLTGYCAGWSLKQLIQEGLGGVSGKITSSPASHLATLCNQMVNFLGIMQNEWAGAQAFSSFDTYLAPFVKVDNLSYNQVKKCIESFIYGVNTPSRWGTQAPFSNITLDWVVPNDLSELNCIVGGKEMDFKYKDCQKEMDMINKAFIEVMIDGDANGRGFQYPIPTYSITRDFDWSDTENNRLLFEMTSKYGTPYFSNYINSDMEPSDVRSMCCRLRLDLRELRKKSGGFFGSGESTGSVGVVTINMPRIAFVAENETDFYKRLDHMMDIAARSLKVKRTVISKLLDSGLYPYTKRYLGTFDNHFSTIGLVGMNEACLNAKWLKANLTEEKAQKFTKDVLNHMRERLSDYQEEYGDLYNLEATPAESTAYRLAKHDLKHYPSIITAGDKDKPYYTNSSHLPVGYTEDIFTALDIQDELQTLYTSGTVFHAFLGEKLPDWKAAANLVRKIAENYSLPYYTLSPTYSVCKNHGYIAGEEYKCPECGETTEVYSRITGYYRPVQNWNDGKSQEYSERKVYDIENSQFKGAKKEEQSVKEENNSVSKNDGYYLFTTATCPNCKMASTFLDKAGISYLKLLADENKEFATELEVKQAPTLVHIENGNVSKYAGVSDIKKFLKA, encoded by the coding sequence ATGTATAATGTTATTAAAAGAGACGGAAAGATAGTTGATTTTGATCTTTCTAAGATAAGCACAGCCATATATCAGGCGTTTGATGCTTGTCAGAAACAGTATAATAAAGATATAATTGATTTTTTGGCTTTAAAAGTAACTGCGGAATTTGAACCTAAAATTGAAGATGGTCATATTGAAGTTGAACATATTCAGGACAGTGTTGAATCCGTGCTTATTAAAGCAGGCTATGATGATGTTGCAAAAGCATATATTATATACAGACGCCAGAGAGAAAAAATTCGTAACATTAATGCCACAATGGTTGACTATAAAGCAATTGTGGACAACTATTTGAAAATAAATGACTGGAGAGTTAAAGAAAATTCAACAGTTACATATTCAGTCGGCGGGCTTATTTTAAGCAATTCAGGTGCTATTACTGCTAACTATTGGTTATCCGAAATTTATGACAGCGAAATCGGAGAAGCACATAGAAATGCTGATATTCATATTCACGATTTATCTATGCTTACAGGTTATTGTGCAGGTTGGTCTTTAAAACAGTTAATTCAGGAAGGTTTAGGCGGAGTTTCAGGTAAAATTACATCTTCTCCTGCGAGCCATCTTGCTACACTGTGTAATCAAATGGTTAACTTTCTTGGAATAATGCAGAACGAATGGGCAGGAGCACAGGCGTTTTCATCATTTGATACATATCTTGCACCTTTTGTTAAGGTGGATAACTTAAGTTATAATCAGGTTAAAAAATGTATTGAATCATTTATATATGGTGTAAATACACCAAGCAGATGGGGTACGCAGGCACCATTTTCCAATATTACTCTTGATTGGGTAGTTCCTAACGACTTATCAGAACTTAACTGTATAGTTGGCGGAAAAGAAATGGACTTTAAATATAAAGACTGTCAGAAAGAAATGGATATGATTAACAAAGCCTTTATCGAAGTTATGATTGACGGCGATGCTAACGGCAGAGGATTCCAGTATCCTATTCCTACTTATTCCATAACAAGAGATTTTGACTGGTCTGATACAGAAAATAACCGTCTGTTATTTGAGATGACATCTAAATACGGTACACCGTATTTTTCAAACTATATCAACTCTGATATGGAACCAAGCGATGTAAGGAGTATGTGTTGCCGTTTAAGACTTGACCTACGTGAATTAAGAAAGAAATCAGGCGGTTTCTTCGGAAGTGGCGAATCTACAGGTTCAGTCGGTGTTGTTACAATTAATATGCCAAGAATTGCATTTGTGGCAGAAAATGAAACAGATTTTTATAAACGCCTTGATCATATGATGGATATTGCTGCTCGTTCATTAAAAGTTAAAAGAACTGTTATCAGCAAACTTCTTGATTCAGGACTGTATCCATATACAAAACGTTATCTTGGCACATTTGATAATCATTTCTCAACTATTGGTCTTGTTGGTATGAATGAAGCATGCCTTAATGCTAAATGGCTTAAAGCAAATCTTACTGAAGAAAAAGCGCAAAAGTTTACTAAAGACGTGTTAAATCATATGAGAGAAAGACTTTCTGACTATCAGGAAGAATATGGCGACCTTTATAACTTAGAGGCAACACCTGCAGAATCTACTGCATATCGTCTTGCCAAACACGACCTTAAACATTATCCAAGTATTATAACAGCAGGGGATAAGGACAAGCCTTATTATACAAACTCTTCACATCTGCCTGTTGGATATACAGAAGATATATTCACAGCCCTTGATATTCAGGACGAACTTCAGACACTTTATACATCAGGAACAGTATTCCATGCATTCTTAGGAGAAAAACTTCCTGACTGGAAAGCAGCGGCAAATTTGGTAAGAAAAATTGCTGAGAACTATTCACTTCCATATTATACACTTTCTCCAACATATTCAGTATGTAAAAATCACGGATATATTGCAGGGGAAGAATATAAATGCCCTGAATGTGGGGAAACGACGGAAGTATACAGCCGTATTACAGGATATTATCGTCCTGTTCAGAACTGGAATGACGGTAAGAGTCAGGAATATTCTGAAAGAAAAGTATACGATATAGAAAATTCACAGTTTAAAGGCGCAAAAAAAGAAGAACAGTCAGTAAAAGAAGAAAATAACAGTGTATCAAAAAATGACGGTTACTACCTCTTTACTACTGCAACTTGTCCTAACTGTAAAATGGCATCAACATTCCTTGATAAAGCGGGAATTTCATACTTGAAACTTTTAGCCGATGAAAATAAAGAGTTTGCAACCGAACTTGAAGTTAAACAGGCTCCGACTCTTGTTCATATAGAAAACGGAAATGTTTCAAAGTATGCAGGGGTTTCAGATATCAAGAAATTTTTAAAGGCGTGA
- a CDS encoding FAD-dependent oxidoreductase produces MYDIIIIGGGPAGLTAAVYGLRAGKKVLVIEKGTFGGQITSSPKVENIPGFVSVTGNEFAEKLIEQAMNLGLDVECCEALGIIDEDIKTVKTDEGDFYAKSVIIATGTKHRLLGIEKEEEFIGNGISFCAVCDGAFYEDKTVAVIGGGNSALQEAVLLSETCKKVYIVQNLDFLTGEKKLAEQLEKKENVEIILGVTVSKIIADKDIKGIIIKKEATGEETTLDIDGMFIAVGLIPQNEIFKDTLKLNDWGYVEASEDCKTNRDGIFVAGDCRTKRIRQVATAASDGAIAALAACDYIK; encoded by the coding sequence ATATATGATATTATAATAATCGGCGGTGGCCCTGCAGGGCTTACCGCCGCTGTGTACGGTCTTCGTGCAGGAAAAAAAGTGCTTGTTATTGAAAAAGGTACTTTTGGCGGGCAGATTACATCTTCTCCTAAAGTTGAAAATATACCGGGTTTTGTAAGTGTAACGGGAAATGAATTTGCCGAAAAACTTATAGAACAGGCTATGAACTTAGGACTTGACGTTGAATGTTGTGAAGCGTTAGGTATTATAGACGAAGATATAAAAACTGTAAAAACCGATGAGGGAGATTTTTACGCAAAATCTGTAATTATTGCAACAGGTACAAAGCATAGACTTTTAGGAATTGAAAAAGAAGAAGAATTTATTGGTAACGGAATTTCTTTTTGTGCAGTTTGTGACGGCGCATTTTATGAAGATAAAACTGTTGCAGTAATAGGCGGAGGTAATTCTGCACTTCAGGAAGCAGTTCTTTTATCTGAAACCTGCAAAAAAGTTTATATAGTGCAAAACCTTGATTTTCTTACAGGCGAAAAGAAATTAGCAGAACAACTTGAGAAAAAAGAGAATGTTGAAATTATTTTAGGTGTTACCGTAAGTAAAATTATTGCAGATAAAGATATAAAAGGTATAATTATAAAAAAAGAAGCAACAGGCGAAGAAACAACTTTGGATATTGACGGAATGTTTATTGCTGTCGGATTAATTCCTCAGAATGAAATTTTTAAAGATACACTAAAACTTAATGACTGGGGTTACGTTGAAGCAAGTGAAGACTGCAAAACAAACCGTGACGGAATTTTTGTCGCAGGAGATTGCAGAACAAAAAGAATACGTCAGGTTGCAACAGCTGCATCTGATGGCGCAATTGCTGCCCTTGCTGCTTGTGATTATATTAAGTAA
- a CDS encoding inorganic diphosphatase, with product MSNIWHDISPKRINAEDFICVIEISKGSKKKYELDKETGYLLLDRILHTSTHYPANYGFIPRTYGDDNDPLDVLLLCSETIEPMTLVRAYPIGVISMIDNGRNDEKIIAIPFNDPYYNIYKDIDELPKHVFDEMSHFFAVYKNLENKETAVNEVSDYKTSLEIIDKAIENYIDKFCK from the coding sequence ATGTCAAATATATGGCACGATATTTCACCAAAGAGAATAAACGCAGAGGATTTTATCTGTGTTATAGAAATTTCAAAAGGTAGCAAAAAGAAATATGAGCTTGATAAAGAAACAGGTTACTTACTGCTTGACAGAATTTTGCATACATCCACTCATTACCCTGCAAATTACGGTTTTATTCCAAGAACTTACGGAGATGATAATGACCCGCTTGATGTCCTTCTTCTTTGCTCTGAAACAATTGAACCTATGACTTTAGTCCGTGCATATCCTATTGGAGTTATATCTATGATAGATAACGGAAGAAATGATGAAAAAATTATTGCTATTCCGTTTAATGACCCTTATTATAATATCTATAAGGATATTGACGAACTGCCAAAACACGTTTTTGATGAAATGAGCCATTTCTTTGCAGTTTATAAAAATTTAGAAAATAAGGAAACAGCAGTAAACGAAGTAAGTGATTATAAAACATCACTTGAAATTATTGATAAGGCGATAGAAAATTATATAGATAAGTTTTGTAAATAA
- a CDS encoding rRNA pseudouridine synthase, which produces MIRIDKYLSNMGKGSRSELSKIIKKGSVTVNGMVIKDTSFKVDETKDVVTFMGEEVTFKKNLYIMLNKPKGYVTATEDNYNKTVLDLIDDPLIKKRVAPAGRLDIDTEGFVFLTDDGDLNHFITGPKCHVRKRYLVHLRDKLSEEDIMNLEKGVTLDDGYLTKEAKVIRLCEDKCLIDLYEGKFHQVKRMFEAVNNQVIYLKRIIIGNLILDDNLELGKYRELTNEEIELIKGNEI; this is translated from the coding sequence ATGATACGTATTGATAAATATTTATCCAATATGGGAAAAGGGTCAAGGAGTGAACTTTCAAAGATTATTAAAAAAGGTTCAGTAACTGTTAACGGAATGGTTATAAAAGATACGTCTTTTAAAGTTGATGAAACGAAAGATGTTGTAACTTTTATGGGTGAAGAAGTGACTTTTAAGAAAAACTTATATATTATGCTTAATAAACCTAAAGGATATGTAACAGCAACTGAAGATAATTATAATAAAACAGTTCTTGATTTAATAGACGACCCTCTTATTAAAAAAAGAGTTGCACCTGCAGGACGGCTTGATATAGATACCGAAGGTTTTGTCTTTTTAACGGATGACGGAGACCTTAACCATTTTATAACAGGTCCGAAATGTCATGTAAGAAAAAGATATTTAGTTCACTTAAGGGATAAATTAAGTGAAGAAGATATTATGAACTTAGAAAAAGGCGTTACCCTTGATGACGGATATTTAACCAAAGAGGCAAAAGTTATCAGGCTTTGCGAAGATAAATGTCTTATAGATTTATATGAGGGAAAGTTCCATCAGGTTAAAAGAATGTTTGAAGCAGTAAATAACCAAGTTATATATTTAAAAAGAATTATTATCGGCAATCTTATATTAGACGATAATTTAGAACTTGGTAAGTACAGGGAACTTACAAATGAAGAAATAGAATTGATTAAGGGAAACGAAATATAA